In the genome of Streptomyces aquilus, the window TCCCCGTGCCGAACGAGAAAGAGATCACCCATGGCTCCAGGCTAGGAGCCCGGGCCGGACCGCGCCGCCGGTGCCGCTACTGCCGGTACCCGCTCAGGAACCGGCCGATCCGGCCGATCGCCGCCTCCAGGTCGTCCGCGTAGGGGAGGGTCAGGATGCGGAAGTGGTCGGGGGTCGGCCAGTTGAAGCCGGTGCCCTGGACCACCTGGATCTTCTCGCGCAGGAGGAGGTCCAGGACGAACTTCTCGTCGTCGTGGATCTTGTAGACCTTGGGGTCCAGGCGGGGGAAGGCGTAGAGGGAGCCCTTGGGCTTCACGCACGACACCCCGGGGATCTCGTTGAGCTTCTCCCAGGCCACGTTGCGCTGTTCGTGCAGCCTGCCGCCCGGCAGGGTGAGTTCCCGGATGGACTGGCGGCCGCCGAGTGCGGCCTGGATGGCGTACTGGGCCGGGGCGTTGGCGCACAGCCGCATGGAGGCCAGCATGGTCAGGCCCTCCAGATAGTCCTTGGCGTGCTGCTTCGGGCCCGTCACCACCAGCCAGCCCGAGCGGAAGCCGGCCACGCGGTACGTCTTGGACAGCCCGCAGAACGTCAGCACGACGAGGTCCGGGGCGAGCGCGGCGGCCGAGTGGTGCACGGCGTCGTCGTACAGGATCTGGTCGTAGATCTCGTCGGCGAAGACCATCAGGCCGTGCCGGCGGGCGAGGTCGAGGATGCCCTCGACGATCTCCTTCGGGTAGACGGCGCCGGTGGGGTTGTTGGGGTTGATGATCACGACGGCCTTCGTCCGGTCCGTGATCCTCGACTCCATGTCGGCGAGGTCCGGGTTCCAGTCGGCCTGTTCGTCACAGATGTAGTGGACGGCCTTGCCGCCCGCCAGCGTCGTCACCGCCGTCCACAGCGGGAAGTCGGGGGCCGGGATGAGGACCTCGTCGCCGTCCTCGATCAGCGCCTGTACGGCCATCGAGATCAGCTCGGAGACGCCGTTGCCGAGGAAGACGTCGTCGACGTCGACCTCCAGGCCGAGCGTCTGGTAGCGCTGGGCGACGGCCCGGCGGGCGGAGAGGATGCCCTTGGAGTCCGTGTAGCCGTGCGC includes:
- a CDS encoding pyridoxal phosphate-dependent aminotransferase translates to MEFRQSSKLSDVCYEIRGPVIEHANALEEAGHSVLRLNTGNPALFGFEAPEEIVQDMIRMLPQAHGYTDSKGILSARRAVAQRYQTLGLEVDVDDVFLGNGVSELISMAVQALIEDGDEVLIPAPDFPLWTAVTTLAGGKAVHYICDEQADWNPDLADMESRITDRTKAVVIINPNNPTGAVYPKEIVEGILDLARRHGLMVFADEIYDQILYDDAVHHSAAALAPDLVVLTFCGLSKTYRVAGFRSGWLVVTGPKQHAKDYLEGLTMLASMRLCANAPAQYAIQAALGGRQSIRELTLPGGRLHEQRNVAWEKLNEIPGVSCVKPKGSLYAFPRLDPKVYKIHDDEKFVLDLLLREKIQVVQGTGFNWPTPDHFRILTLPYADDLEAAIGRIGRFLSGYRQ